AGCAGAGAAAGTTCGTCCAGGATTCATGGGATAAGGCCAACCAGCAAAAGATGCTGCAGTTGGAGGATAGCATCGATGATATAACGGAACTGTACGAAAcattgaggaagatgagagatatggaaagaaagatgatggAAAACAAAGGCTTGGTTGATAAGGCTGACTCCGCCAAGGATCTTACTGAAGCGATTTCCTTCCAAGGTACTTGCCAGGATATGTGTCctgtctttgaaagatctcGAAGGAATGTCGAACATACCGTTTTCTCCTATGAAAGAGAAGCTACGaatgaaaaaaaagctTCTAGACtaaaagctttgaaagtcTTTGCTCGTCCCGCAGCAGCGGCAGCTCCACCATTACCTTCTGATGTTAGGCCACCTCATATTCTATCACAAACACTCGATTACATCATTGATAATCTGCTAGACACACTGCCCGAAAGCGAGGGTTTCTTGTGGGACAGAATGAGATCCATACGACAAGACTTTACATATCAAAATTATTCTGGTCCTGAGGCCGTCGATTGTAATGAGCGTATCGTCCGTATCCATTTACTCATAATTCATATAATGGGAAAGAGTAAAggagatttttcattacaACAGGAACTCGAACAATTGCACAAATCTCTGATAACACTTTCCGAGATATACGACGAGGTTAGGGCCGCCGGCGGTGAATGCCCCAATGAAGCAGAGTTTAGAGCCTATGCATTGCTCAGTAAAATAAGAGATCCTGCATATGACAAGAACATCCAAGAATTACCACAaaatatctttcaaaatgaaaaagttcaaatgGCACTTTGTTTTAGAAGAATAATATCAAAttccaatttcaatgaaagaGGCTATATGAGAACAGAAAACTGTCTGAATTTCTACGGACGTTTTTTCCAACTGATCAAATCAGGAAAGTTGCCGTTCTTACTGAGTTCCTTCCTTGAACTCTACGTCAATGAAGTCAGATTTTACGCCTTTAAAGCATTGTCTCATTCTGTTAACAAGAGACATAAGCCTATATCTTTCAAGTACTTGATAGATGAGTTTCTTTTTAATGACCAGCAAGAACTCGAGGGCTTTTGCGATTACTATTCGATAACCATGACAGGGGAAGGGGTCGAATTGAAATCATTGACACACCACTCGCATAAACTTATGGAAAAACGGCCATTGAAGCATGCATACCTCAGGTGCGTGGATGAAATGCTCAATCGCAGCTCGTATCCAGAGCTCATAAATTCCGGTAAAGAGGACAGTAAGAATAACGTTATATTGAATGACCGAAATTCATTAACAATGTCCCAAACAAAGCCTATGGTCGAAGCCAGTATTCAGAAGAAAAGCTCAAGACCTGAGGAGGAAGTTGGTTTCATACCAATAGCACGACCAAACGATACACTCAATAGCATTTCTTTTCCAACGGCAAATAAATTGAATTCAGTCCCCAAACCATCTATACCACAGCATAACGAGccaattttcaacaacgaAAGCAGCAGGTCTTTCACCAAAGTCGAAAATGGCCTTCCTACAGGACAGACTCATACTCAGTTAGATGCTGTAAACAATAGGAAATCTGACTATGAGAGCGAAAAGAAActcgaggaagaaaagaggaagatcGAGCTCAAAGCcaagagacaaagaagTCGCAATGAGGTTTCCAAGGAATTGGCAAGTGAACTTGTTAAAAATGTTGTTCATGAAGAGATATCAAAGATTatccaagaatttttgCAGAAAGATAGCAAGAGAAAAGTTGAGATCGAATCTCTGGCACAAGGTCTATACCAAGCCTTTTTACATGAAAAGCTATACCAAATTTATCTGGAATCGAAAGCAGACGTCTTTCACAACAAAAAAATAGAGAAtcaaaaatggtcaaaATGGAGGGCCGCATACAAATCTATACACGAAAAAAGAGaactggagaagaagagaaaatcAGAGATAAAGGATGTTGCACGGTTACTGGGGGTCCCAAACTGTAAAAAATCCAAATTGATGACGACCCCAAGAAGTAGCAACATGTCATTCATACTATCATTGTCAGCGAGGAAGGAAATGACCTATTCACCCGTGGCTGATGAAACTAACAAGTTTTCAACTCTGAATGAGAGAAAAAAAGATGCATGGGAGCCAttcgatttgaaaaagatttttttcaatgagcTCGATAAAAAATGCCAAAAATCTGGTAGCATTTCGAAGGCCGATGTGTTCATTTATGGGAAAAATTGGTCATCTGTTTCTAACAGTTGGGTGATGAACAAGTTCGAtatttgcaagaagaattcTCCCGTTATATTGAAAGGCACAAGCCTCGAAATGACGATAAGTTGTATCGATTCGAATTATGATCCAGCTAATTTCGATAATGTACAGCTGCTTGTCTTCAATACGGGGGTAACTGATTCtgatatttttgatttggagatgaaACTACAGCAGGATGGTGAGGAGCTGATCAAGCTGGTAACCGGAATCTCACTAAACACCAATTTATGTTTCGATTTGGTAATCCTATACTGGGAATCCACGGAGACGCCACTAGATGATTCGACCATTTGCAAATACCTGAAGCTAAATCGAATCTCAAAGAGCTTCAATAGCGTAATCGAGAACCTCAGTATCATAAACATCAACGGTAATGCACCACACAAAGAGTTGCAAAAAGGCTTGGAGCTTGTGTCCCATAGATATAAGTTCAAATTAACAGATCGAGGTAAGTACAACTCCAGTATCCTCAAGCGCCGCTCTTTAGCCGGAATCTGCGGTCAGAAAGGTCTTCCCGATGCTACGAAGGACATCGACACAAAGATGAAAAAGCTacttgaacaagaacagAGCAAGCATGAAAAGGAGCTAGACGATAAAAACACTTATGCTCACTTAAAGCACCACATTGCTGCCTCTCCTAAGGGCAATAAGAGAAAATTACCAGTTCTGCTTTCCAAGGCAAAAGAAAATAATTTTAAGACCCCACTAGCCAAGAGATGCATAAGTTCGTCTTCCCCTGCAATTACCTCACATTTAGCAACCAAGTTCAGACGAGATCCACATTCGACTCGTTACCAACGGTCTCTAGCACCTGGCACTCCAACTCACTGCAACAATGTCCCCGAACAATCCGCCACAGCCACCACTTCTCTACTAACCAATGCTCCCGACACCTCAACCGGCTCCAACACATCATTCGAGCGCCCGATGATAATCCGAGAACCTGCTCTTTTCCGCACTCCAATCAATTCCACTACCTCGAACGGATCGCCCTCCCTTGCAACGACCACGCATCGCCGCGACATCCCGGAAAGTCTGGTGGAGCTCAAGGCCCTGATAGACTCcgtgaagaagaaggtcaaCAACAGCTAAACAGCACCATTGCAGGCCACTATCTATCACTTATATCTTGTATATACAATATATCTTTTGAATCCTGGAGTTACCCTGCCACTAGTCTTAGAAATTTTTTTCTGCTTGACGCAAAAAAGAGACGGGCCCTGCATGAGAGAACTTTAAACCCGTCCAGCTAGAAGAGCTGAACGAATCTGAAAGATACGTGTCTAGTGGTTGTTTGAGCTTCACTTTATGACTGTAAGAGGAAGATAGTGACATATTAAGCTAGCATCATCGAAGCATGGCCGTTTGGGAGCAGCTGGAGGTCTCCAAAGCTCATATTGCGTACGCATGTGTAGGGGTATTCTCTTCGGTTTTCTCGTTGGTTTCTTTGTATGTTAAGGAACAGCTGTATATCGGTGAATCTACTGTGGCAGGTATCTTTGGACTTATTGTGGGTCCACACTGTCTTAACTGGTTTAATCCACTATCATGGGGTCATTCAGATTCGATTACATTGGAGATCACTCGTGTTGTGCTGTGTCTGCAAATCTTTGCAGTAGCTGTGGAACTACCGAGAAAATATATGTTGAAGCACTGGT
Above is a window of Torulaspora delbrueckii CBS 1146 chromosome 6, complete genome DNA encoding:
- the SAC3 gene encoding Sac3p (similar to Saccharomyces cerevisiae SAC3 (YDR159W); ancestral locus Anc_8.340) — translated: METSFGTQVPPPTGFNFLQNSSSPNFLPFSNGTPNFNINNKSSLIAGQNKTKTLQSNNMTDSKRLRKGVNGDKTYSTAGPLVANPERLGFTHLKHKRRELPRFLIGQHPQLEQRKFVQDSWDKANQQKMLQLEDSIDDITELYETLRKMRDMERKMMENKGLVDKADSAKDLTEAISFQGTCQDMCPVFERSRRNVEHTVFSYEREATNEKKASRLKALKVFARPAAAAAPPLPSDVRPPHILSQTLDYIIDNLLDTLPESEGFLWDRMRSIRQDFTYQNYSGPEAVDCNERIVRIHLLIIHIMGKSKGDFSLQQELEQLHKSLITLSEIYDEVRAAGGECPNEAEFRAYALLSKIRDPAYDKNIQELPQNIFQNEKVQMALCFRRIISNSNFNERGYMRTENCLNFYGRFFQLIKSGKLPFLLSSFLELYVNEVRFYAFKALSHSVNKRHKPISFKYLIDEFLFNDQQELEGFCDYYSITMTGEGVELKSLTHHSHKLMEKRPLKHAYLRCVDEMLNRSSYPELINSGKEDSKNNVILNDRNSLTMSQTKPMVEASIQKKSSRPEEEVGFIPIARPNDTLNSISFPTANKLNSVPKPSIPQHNEPIFNNESSRSFTKVENGLPTGQTHTQLDAVNNRKSDYESEKKLEEEKRKIELKAKRQRSRNEVSKELASELVKNVVHEEISKIIQEFLQKDSKRKVEIESLAQGLYQAFLHEKLYQIYLESKADVFHNKKIENQKWSKWRAAYKSIHEKRELEKKRKSEIKDVARLLGVPNCKKSKLMTTPRSSNMSFILSLSARKEMTYSPVADETNKFSTLNERKKDAWEPFDLKKIFFNELDKKCQKSGSISKADVFIYGKNWSSVSNSWVMNKFDICKKNSPVILKGTSLEMTISCIDSNYDPANFDNVQLLVFNTGVTDSDIFDLEMKLQQDGEELIKLVTGISLNTNLCFDLVILYWESTETPLDDSTICKYLKLNRISKSFNSVIENLSIININGNAPHKELQKGLELVSHRYKFKLTDRGKYNSSILKRRSLAGICGQKGLPDATKDIDTKMKKLLEQEQSKHEKELDDKNTYAHLKHHIAASPKGNKRKLPVLLSKAKENNFKTPLAKRCISSSSPAITSHLATKFRRDPHSTRYQRSLAPGTPTHCNNVPEQSATATTSLLTNAPDTSTGSNTSFERPMIIREPALFRTPINSTTSNGSPSLATTTHRRDIPESLVELKALIDSVKKKVNNS